In Polynucleobacter sp. MWH-S4W17, a genomic segment contains:
- a CDS encoding STAS-like domain-containing protein, whose product MKFANTKRSQEVRQFLVDGVKANQHDLAHVAMERFGLTRQAIHAHFAALVKDGFLASSGSTKARVYQLGVKRFHDGLFKLKGLEESEIYSRDFGEIFNGLPKEIANICHYGFTEMLNNAIDHSEGTEVYINVERTPDFVSISIIDNGEGIFNHIARLLKLHDPRESILELSKGKLTTDPSNHTGQGIFFSSRAFDEFFIFSGDLVFTHADGSGMDFLLHNEKSHQGTRVVMKIALNSERTLRTVFDSFSGTEDEDYAFNKTVVPVKLALYEGGQLISRSQAKRILNRVDRFKTVLLDFKGVESIGQAFADEVFRVFVKQNPQITIHSINESLEVKKMIKAAQSNLG is encoded by the coding sequence GTCGCAATGGAAAGGTTTGGTCTTACTAGACAGGCTATCCATGCTCATTTTGCAGCGTTAGTTAAGGATGGATTTTTAGCTTCCAGCGGCAGCACGAAGGCGCGTGTATATCAGTTAGGCGTAAAACGATTTCATGATGGCCTATTTAAATTAAAGGGGTTAGAGGAGTCTGAGATCTATTCACGTGATTTTGGTGAAATATTTAATGGATTGCCTAAGGAAATTGCCAATATTTGTCATTACGGCTTTACTGAGATGCTAAACAACGCCATTGACCATTCGGAGGGTACCGAGGTCTACATCAATGTAGAAAGAACACCCGATTTTGTTTCAATATCAATTATTGATAATGGCGAGGGAATATTTAACCATATTGCTAGATTATTAAAGCTGCACGATCCACGTGAGTCGATTTTGGAGTTGAGTAAAGGAAAGCTTACTACTGATCCAAGTAATCATACTGGGCAGGGAATCTTTTTTTCATCCCGTGCTTTTGATGAATTCTTTATTTTTTCTGGTGATTTGGTCTTTACACATGCTGACGGTTCGGGAATGGACTTTTTACTTCATAATGAAAAGAGTCATCAAGGAACGAGGGTTGTCATGAAAATAGCGCTCAATTCAGAAAGAACATTGCGTACGGTATTTGATAGTTTTAGTGGTACAGAAGACGAAGATTACGCGTTTAATAAAACCGTTGTTCCGGTGAAGCTAGCTCTATACGAAGGTGGCCAGCTTATTTCGCGCTCTCAGGCAAAGCGAATTTTAAATCGTGTTGATCGTTTTAAGACTGTGCTGTTGGATTTTAAGGGTGTTGAATCAATTGGTCAGGCATTTGCAGACGAAGTGTTTCGCGTTTTTGTTAAACAAAATCCGCAAATTACCATTCACTCTATTAATGAGAGTCTTGAGGTGAAAAAAATGATTAAAGCTGCCCAAAGTAATTTGGGATAG